In Bacillus sp. NP247, one DNA window encodes the following:
- the panC gene encoding pantoate--beta-alanine ligase — protein sequence MKIITTVQEMQQITNELRTSGKSIGFVPTMGYLHEGHATLLRKAREENEIVVLSVFVNPLQFGPNEDLDRYPRDIDRDENVAKENGVDYLFYPSVEEMYPAEQTTTVEVVKRTDVLCGKQRPGHFAGVATVLMKLFNITLPTRAYFGMKDAQQVAVIEGFVTDFNIPVTIVPVDIVREEDGLAKSSRNVYLSLEEREEAPHLYRSLCIAKERIEAGERNPEIIMDLVKEHIEKYTKGTVDYADLYAYPSLKAIDKIEGRIILAIAVKFEHVRLIDNITLMGK from the coding sequence ATGAAAATCATAACTACAGTGCAAGAGATGCAGCAAATTACAAACGAACTTCGTACAAGTGGAAAAAGTATCGGTTTTGTTCCAACGATGGGGTATTTACACGAAGGGCATGCTACGTTACTACGTAAGGCAAGGGAAGAAAATGAAATTGTAGTGTTAAGTGTATTTGTAAATCCACTACAATTTGGACCAAATGAAGATTTAGATCGATACCCACGTGATATTGATAGAGATGAAAATGTAGCAAAAGAAAATGGTGTTGATTATTTATTTTATCCGAGTGTAGAAGAGATGTATCCAGCAGAACAAACGACAACAGTAGAAGTTGTGAAGCGTACCGACGTATTATGTGGTAAACAAAGACCGGGTCATTTCGCTGGTGTTGCGACTGTACTAATGAAACTATTTAATATTACATTGCCAACGCGTGCTTATTTTGGTATGAAAGATGCACAGCAAGTAGCTGTAATTGAAGGATTCGTAACGGATTTTAATATTCCAGTTACGATCGTACCAGTTGATATTGTAAGGGAAGAAGATGGTTTAGCGAAAAGTTCTCGTAATGTGTATTTATCACTAGAAGAACGCGAAGAGGCTCCTCATTTATACCGCAGTCTATGTATAGCGAAAGAACGAATTGAGGCAGGCGAACGTAATCCAGAAATCATTATGGATCTTGTGAAAGAGCATATTGAGAAGTATACGAAAGGCACTGTAGATTATGCTGATTTATATGCATATCCTTCATTAAAAGCAATAGATAAAATTGAAGGAAGAATCATTTTAGCGATTGCAGTTAAGTTTGAACATGTACGATTAATTGACAATATAACATTAATGGGGAAATAA
- the panD gene encoding aspartate 1-decarboxylase has product MFRTMMRAKLHRATVTEANLNYVGSITIDEDLMDAVNIVENEKVQIVNNNNGARLETYVIKGERGSGVVCLNGAAARLVQPGDKVIIICYGLVAEENIHKQEPKIAVLDDDNQIIEMLGAEKAGTIL; this is encoded by the coding sequence ATGTTTCGCACAATGATGAGAGCGAAGTTACATCGCGCAACTGTAACAGAAGCAAATTTAAATTATGTAGGTAGTATTACAATTGATGAAGATTTAATGGATGCGGTAAATATTGTAGAAAATGAAAAAGTACAAATTGTAAATAACAACAATGGAGCTCGCTTAGAGACATATGTTATTAAAGGAGAGCGCGGTAGCGGTGTTGTGTGTTTAAATGGTGCAGCTGCAAGACTTGTACAACCGGGTGATAAAGTTATTATTATTTGTTATGGTTTAGTGGCAGAAGAAAATATTCATAAACAAGAGCCGAAAATTGCAGTATTAGACGATGATAATCAAATTATTGAAATGTTAGGTGCTGAAAAAGCTGGCACGATATTATAA
- the dinG gene encoding ATP-dependent DNA helicase DinG, with translation MSKRYVVVDLETTGNSWKDGKDKITQIAAVVVEDGEILEIFSSFINPKREIPLFITELTGIDEDLVKQAPLFRDVAPMIVELLQGAAFVAHNVHFDWNFLNEELRQAGYTEVHCPKIDTVELAQILLPTADSYKLRDLAKQHELEHDQPHRADSDALATAELFLQFLSEIEKLPLVTLQSLYELSDVFQSDIADVLSENILKKMMHGKERAEEYEVYRNIALRKRNYSLSLSETCSSKFDAFLHKTMDKLELNMPKFEKRESQQIMMKEIYTALRDSRFSLIEAGTGTGKTLAYLLPSIYFAKKKEEPVIISTQTVQLQQQILEKEIPLLKKIMPFSFEVALLKGRKHYLCLHKFEYALQEEEKNYDMALTKAKILVWLLQTETGDRDELNIPEGGKLLWNRICSDAYSPGGMQSNWFSRCFYQRAKNKALFADIVITNHALLFQDFSSEEPLFASCEHIIFDEAHHIEEAASRTFGEQFSCMYFQLALSRLGTLETDDVLSKVYKMMKKSEQASRSTFRMVSHGLKELKFDADELFQMLRAFIFKQTKQEQGMSNMPLIYRYNTEVENGKLWDSITELTNRFVYDVRKLVTTLEKQADILQSKLEWEMHVVTGEFMHLIELLRKMVQSLQLLILEKNSYVTWMETETKGTIHSTVLYAQPVHISERFADEFLTEKKSVIFTSATLTVSDSFDYIKEELGLHDFAPNILKVPSPFRFEEQMKLMVSTDVPFIKQASNEEYIESVSAHIAKIAKATKGRMLVLFTSYEMLKEAYTNLKSDDALEGYLLLTQSVNNKSRSRLIRKFQEFDKSILLGTSSFWEGIDIPGDALSCLVIVRLPFTPPHQPMMEAKGEWLKNQGEDVFAKLALPQAILRFKQGFGRLIRTNTDTGTVFVLDRRLTSSSYGKRFLQSIPTVPLYEGPLEELLEQLKERPNK, from the coding sequence ATGAGTAAGCGTTATGTCGTTGTTGATTTAGAGACGACAGGGAACTCCTGGAAGGATGGGAAGGATAAAATCACCCAAATTGCAGCTGTTGTAGTGGAAGATGGAGAGATATTAGAGATTTTTTCATCTTTTATTAATCCGAAGAGAGAGATTCCCCTATTTATTACAGAATTAACTGGGATTGATGAAGATCTTGTAAAACAAGCCCCGTTATTTCGAGATGTAGCCCCGATGATTGTTGAGCTATTACAAGGTGCGGCTTTTGTTGCACATAACGTTCACTTTGATTGGAATTTTTTAAATGAAGAATTAAGGCAGGCTGGATATACAGAAGTACATTGTCCTAAAATCGATACAGTTGAATTGGCGCAAATTCTTTTGCCGACAGCTGATAGTTATAAATTACGTGATTTAGCTAAGCAACATGAACTAGAGCACGATCAACCACATCGTGCGGATAGTGATGCTCTTGCAACAGCGGAGTTGTTTTTACAATTTTTAAGTGAAATTGAAAAGTTACCACTTGTCACATTACAATCGCTTTATGAATTAAGTGATGTTTTCCAAAGTGATATAGCTGATGTACTTTCTGAAAATATTTTAAAGAAAATGATGCATGGTAAAGAAAGGGCAGAGGAGTATGAAGTGTATCGAAATATTGCGCTTCGAAAGCGGAACTATTCTTTAAGCCTCAGTGAAACATGCTCATCTAAATTTGATGCTTTCTTACATAAGACAATGGATAAACTTGAATTGAATATGCCAAAGTTTGAAAAAAGAGAAAGCCAACAGATTATGATGAAGGAAATATATACAGCGCTAAGAGATTCTAGGTTTTCACTGATTGAAGCAGGAACAGGTACGGGGAAGACGCTTGCATATTTACTTCCAAGTATTTATTTTGCAAAGAAAAAAGAAGAACCTGTCATTATAAGTACACAAACTGTACAATTGCAACAACAAATACTAGAAAAAGAAATTCCTTTATTAAAGAAAATAATGCCATTTTCATTTGAAGTAGCTCTTCTGAAAGGAAGAAAGCATTATCTGTGTCTACATAAATTTGAATATGCTCTGCAAGAGGAAGAGAAAAATTATGATATGGCGCTCACAAAGGCAAAAATTTTAGTGTGGTTATTGCAAACGGAAACCGGCGATCGTGATGAATTAAATATTCCTGAGGGCGGAAAGTTACTTTGGAACCGTATTTGTAGTGATGCATATAGTCCGGGCGGGATGCAAAGTAACTGGTTTAGTCGTTGTTTTTATCAACGAGCGAAGAATAAAGCATTGTTTGCAGATATTGTTATTACAAATCATGCGTTATTATTTCAAGATTTTTCAAGTGAAGAACCACTGTTTGCTTCATGTGAACATATTATTTTTGATGAAGCTCATCATATCGAGGAAGCGGCGAGTAGAACATTTGGTGAACAGTTCTCATGTATGTATTTTCAATTAGCTTTATCTCGTCTTGGTACGCTAGAAACAGATGATGTGCTTTCTAAAGTATATAAAATGATGAAAAAATCAGAGCAAGCCTCTCGTTCGACTTTCCGTATGGTGAGTCATGGTTTGAAGGAATTGAAATTTGATGCGGATGAACTATTCCAAATGTTACGTGCTTTCATATTTAAACAAACAAAGCAGGAACAAGGGATGAGCAATATGCCGCTCATTTATCGATATAACACGGAAGTAGAGAACGGTAAGTTATGGGATAGCATTACCGAGTTAACAAATCGTTTTGTATATGATGTAAGAAAATTAGTGACTACACTTGAGAAGCAAGCTGATATATTGCAAAGTAAATTAGAATGGGAGATGCATGTTGTTACAGGGGAATTTATGCACTTAATTGAGTTGTTGAGAAAGATGGTACAATCTTTACAATTACTCATTTTAGAAAAAAATTCATACGTGACATGGATGGAGACTGAGACGAAGGGAACGATTCATTCAACAGTTTTATATGCACAGCCTGTTCATATTAGTGAAAGATTTGCTGATGAATTTTTAACAGAAAAAAAGAGTGTTATTTTCACATCAGCAACGTTAACAGTTAGTGATTCATTCGACTATATAAAAGAGGAGCTAGGTTTGCATGATTTTGCGCCCAATATATTAAAGGTTCCATCACCATTTCGTTTTGAAGAACAAATGAAATTAATGGTTTCAACGGATGTGCCTTTTATTAAGCAAGCAAGTAATGAGGAATATATTGAGTCTGTATCGGCACATATTGCGAAAATAGCGAAAGCTACAAAAGGTAGAATGCTCGTTTTATTTACTTCGTATGAAATGTTGAAAGAAGCGTATACGAATTTGAAAAGTGATGATGCATTAGAAGGATATTTATTATTAACACAAAGTGTGAATAATAAGAGCCGAAGTCGCCTCATACGTAAATTTCAAGAGTTCGACAAATCGATTTTGTTAGGAACAAGTAGTTTTTGGGAAGGGATAGATATACCTGGAGATGCTTTGAGTTGCCTTGTCATTGTTCGTCTTCCCTTTACGCCTCCTCATCAACCGATGATGGAAGCGAAAGGAGAGTGGCTAAAAAATCAAGGAGAAGACGTATTCGCTAAGTTAGCGCTCCCGCAAGCGATATTACGTTTCAAACAAGGATTTGGTCGTCTTATTAGAACAAATACAGATACAGGAACGGTATTTGTATTAGATCGTCGTTTGACAAGTTCTTCCTATGGAAAACGGTTTTTACAATCAATCCCAACGGTTCCGCTCTATGAAGGACCGTTAGAAGAATTGTTAGAGCAATTAAAGGAACGACCAAATAAATAA
- a CDS encoding YpmA family protein: MEKKIEVLSTTRIKYSSDLYKIVDSLNRTLKEQDLMFGLALDEKDKEIAVFTIYRT, translated from the coding sequence ATGGAGAAGAAAATCGAAGTACTATCAACGACGCGTATTAAATATTCGTCTGATTTGTATAAAATTGTTGATAGTTTGAATCGTACGTTAAAAGAGCAGGACCTCATGTTCGGACTAGCATTAGACGAAAAAGATAAAGAAATAGCTGTATTTACGATTTACAGAACGTAG
- a CDS encoding DUF5590 domain-containing protein: protein MKKWIFAIIIVIVASGIYGAYVYNKAMGQKIPKESKFVEIAKEKAKLTKVKSVDYYNGKSAYIVVQGTDEKGEQLIVWVPEKKRDTVVRKKSEGISEKEAIQRTLEQVGNESKEPKSKPKEIMKVKLGFENDVPLWEVTYIDDDNRYSYYYLEFKDGKFLRRYSIEK from the coding sequence ATGAAAAAGTGGATCTTTGCAATCATTATCGTTATCGTTGCTAGCGGAATATATGGGGCGTATGTTTATAATAAAGCGATGGGACAGAAAATTCCAAAAGAGTCGAAATTTGTAGAAATTGCTAAAGAAAAAGCAAAGCTTACAAAGGTGAAATCTGTTGATTATTACAACGGAAAATCTGCATATATAGTCGTGCAAGGTACAGATGAAAAGGGAGAACAACTTATCGTTTGGGTGCCTGAGAAAAAAAGGGATACTGTAGTAAGGAAAAAGAGCGAAGGTATTTCTGAAAAAGAGGCTATACAAAGAACACTAGAACAAGTCGGCAATGAAAGTAAGGAACCAAAAAGTAAGCCGAAAGAGATTATGAAAGTGAAATTAGGCTTTGAAAATGATGTACCACTATGGGAAGTTACATATATTGATGATGACAATCGTTATAGTTATTACTATCTTGAATTTAAAGATGGAAAATTTTTAAGACGATATAGCATTGAAAAATAG
- the aspB gene encoding aspartate transaminase AspB, with the protein MKLAKRVAALTPSSTLEITAKAQALKAEGHDVIALGAGEPDFNTPEHIMDAAHKAMLEGHTKYTPTGGLQSLKQEIVKKFTRDQGIAYDPSEIIVCNGAKHALYTLFQVLLDEGDEVIIPTPYWVSYPEQVKLAGGKPVYVEGLEGNEYKITAKQLREAITEKTKAVIINSPSNPTGMIYSKEELQQLGEVCLEHDILIVSDEIYEKLIYGDAEYTSIAQLSNALKEQTLIINGVSKSHSMTGWRIGYAAGNKQLIKAMTNLASHSTSNPTSIAQYGAIAAYAGSQEPVEIMRQAFEERLNIIYDKLIQIPGFTCIKPQGAFYLFPNVKEAVALAGYDTVDEWAKALLEEEKVALVPGTGFGAPNNVRLSYATSLEQVEKALERIHTFMKSKVQA; encoded by the coding sequence ATGAAATTAGCAAAGCGAGTAGCTGCTTTAACACCGTCTTCAACTTTAGAAATTACAGCAAAGGCACAAGCATTAAAAGCGGAAGGTCATGATGTAATTGCATTAGGGGCAGGGGAACCTGACTTTAATACACCAGAGCATATTATGGATGCTGCACATAAAGCGATGTTAGAAGGACATACGAAGTATACACCAACAGGTGGATTACAATCGTTAAAACAAGAAATTGTGAAGAAATTTACTCGCGATCAAGGTATTGCGTATGATCCATCTGAAATTATTGTATGTAATGGTGCAAAGCATGCATTATATACATTATTCCAAGTGTTACTTGATGAAGGAGATGAAGTTATCATCCCAACTCCTTATTGGGTAAGTTATCCTGAGCAAGTAAAGCTTGCTGGTGGTAAGCCAGTTTATGTAGAAGGTCTAGAAGGCAATGAGTACAAAATTACAGCAAAGCAGCTGCGTGAGGCAATTACAGAGAAAACGAAAGCAGTTATTATTAATTCACCGAGCAATCCAACAGGGATGATTTACAGCAAAGAAGAATTACAACAGCTTGGAGAAGTATGTTTAGAGCATGATATCTTAATCGTTTCAGATGAGATTTATGAAAAATTAATTTATGGTGACGCGGAATATACTTCAATTGCCCAGCTTTCTAATGCATTAAAAGAACAAACACTTATTATTAATGGTGTATCTAAATCACATTCTATGACAGGTTGGCGTATTGGATATGCAGCAGGAAATAAGCAGCTTATTAAAGCGATGACGAACTTAGCGAGTCATAGTACGTCAAACCCTACTTCAATTGCTCAATACGGTGCAATTGCTGCGTATGCAGGCTCACAAGAACCTGTAGAAATAATGCGTCAAGCGTTTGAAGAAAGATTGAACATTATTTATGATAAATTAATTCAAATTCCTGGTTTTACTTGCATTAAGCCACAAGGTGCTTTTTACTTGTTCCCAAATGTAAAAGAAGCCGTAGCATTAGCTGGGTATGATACAGTTGATGAGTGGGCAAAAGCATTATTAGAAGAAGAAAAGGTGGCACTTGTTCCAGGTACAGGATTTGGTGCACCAAATAACGTTCGATTATCGTATGCGACATCTCTTGAGCAAGTAGAGAAAGCATTAGAACGAATTCATACGTTCATGAAAAGCAAAGTACAGGCGTAA
- the dnaD gene encoding DNA replication protein DnaD — MKKKMMLQWFEQGSIAIPKLLMMHYKKLGLNETEFMVVLHVHTFLESGNSFPTPSEISERMTITEMKCMEVIQTLIQKGFLALEGGRRSEAMMCESYSLQPLWEKILHFLMNESIEEEQKEQKQIQVNLYTVFEKEFGRPLSPFECETLGMWEDQDQHHPNLIQAALREAVMSGKLNFRYIDRILFEWKKNGIKTVDQAQNQGQKFRANQQRTQQTTKQETKFTGKVPFYNWLEQ; from the coding sequence ATGAAAAAGAAAATGATGTTACAATGGTTTGAACAGGGAAGCATAGCGATTCCTAAATTGCTTATGATGCATTATAAAAAGCTAGGTTTAAATGAGACGGAATTTATGGTAGTACTTCATGTACACACATTTTTAGAATCAGGTAATTCGTTCCCGACTCCTTCAGAGATTTCAGAACGGATGACGATAACAGAAATGAAATGCATGGAAGTGATTCAGACCTTAATCCAAAAAGGTTTTTTAGCACTAGAAGGTGGACGAAGATCTGAAGCGATGATGTGTGAAAGTTATTCTTTACAACCACTGTGGGAAAAAATATTGCACTTTTTAATGAATGAATCTATAGAGGAAGAGCAAAAAGAACAAAAACAAATTCAAGTAAATTTATATACAGTATTTGAAAAAGAATTCGGAAGACCACTTTCGCCATTTGAATGTGAAACATTAGGGATGTGGGAAGATCAAGATCAACACCATCCGAATTTAATTCAAGCGGCTCTTCGTGAAGCTGTTATGAGTGGTAAACTTAATTTCCGGTATATTGATCGTATTTTGTTTGAGTGGAAAAAGAACGGAATTAAAACGGTAGATCAAGCGCAAAATCAAGGCCAGAAATTTAGAGCGAATCAACAACGCACACAACAAACGACAAAACAAGAGACGAAATTTACTGGGAAAGTGCCTTTTTATAATTGGTTGGAGCAGTAG
- the nth gene encoding endonuclease III has protein sequence MLNKTQIRYCLDTMADMYPEAHCELIHDNPFELVIAVALSAQCTDALVNKVTKNLFQKYKTPEDYLSVSLEELQQDIRSIGLFRNKAKNIQKLCRMLLDDYNGKVPEDRDELTKLPGVGRKTANVVVSVAFGIPAIAVDTHVERVSKRLAICRWKDSVLEVEKTLMKKIPMDEWGVTHHRMIFFGRYYCKAQRPQCEECRLLEICREGKKRMKGK, from the coding sequence ATGTTGAACAAAACGCAAATTCGTTATTGTTTAGATACAATGGCGGATATGTATCCAGAAGCGCATTGTGAATTAATTCATGATAATCCATTTGAACTTGTAATCGCAGTGGCATTATCTGCACAATGCACAGATGCACTTGTGAATAAAGTGACGAAAAACTTATTTCAAAAATATAAAACACCAGAAGATTATTTAAGTGTGTCTTTAGAAGAATTACAACAAGATATACGTTCCATTGGATTGTTTAGAAATAAGGCGAAAAATATTCAAAAATTGTGCCGGATGTTACTAGATGATTATAACGGGAAAGTTCCAGAAGACCGTGACGAGCTGACGAAATTACCAGGAGTAGGGAGAAAGACAGCGAATGTAGTTGTTTCGGTAGCATTTGGAATTCCAGCGATTGCTGTTGATACGCATGTAGAGAGAGTGAGTAAACGGTTAGCAATTTGTAGATGGAAAGATTCTGTGTTAGAAGTGGAAAAGACATTGATGAAGAAAATTCCAATGGATGAGTGGGGAGTTACACACCACCGTATGATTTTCTTTGGACGTTATTACTGTAAGGCGCAGCGACCACAATGTGAAGAGTGTCGATTACTAGAAATATGTCGCGAAGGAAAGAAACGAATGAAGGGGAAATAA
- a CDS encoding YpoC family protein: MERVIEIPEEFRYVPFFKKSANSITYHTDQSFEEIIQNTYFIFDIERQYEPWNEIETSIPAVLNVWKSKHEEIAILFRNRKKQEAEGPMILFAAHFLSVIYWLNEQPVHSLNEMQVNTNKLEVQPVNFMERYSFIIKKPSNYHSYIQLVQLYIEIEKLYVKKMITKKKSVSH; this comes from the coding sequence ATGGAGCGAGTTATAGAAATACCGGAAGAGTTTCGGTACGTACCATTTTTTAAAAAGAGTGCAAATTCGATTACGTATCACACAGACCAGTCTTTTGAAGAAATAATACAAAATACTTACTTTATATTTGATATTGAAAGACAATATGAGCCGTGGAATGAAATTGAAACAAGTATTCCAGCGGTGTTAAATGTATGGAAAAGCAAGCATGAAGAAATTGCTATACTATTTCGGAACAGAAAAAAACAAGAAGCTGAGGGTCCGATGATTCTTTTTGCAGCGCACTTTCTATCTGTTATATATTGGTTAAATGAGCAGCCTGTTCATAGTTTGAATGAGATGCAAGTAAATACGAATAAATTGGAAGTACAACCTGTTAATTTTATGGAGCGATATTCATTTATTATAAAGAAACCGAGTAATTACCATTCGTATATTCAATTAGTACAGTTGTATATCGAGATAGAAAAGCTATATGTAAAGAAAATGATAACAAAAAAGAAGTCGGTTTCTCATTAA
- a CDS encoding PBP1A family penicillin-binding protein: MSDNYRSRTERNHVKNQTKETHKEEKPKKKGSFFKKFLIGCLLLGIVGLVAGVSAFFVMVKDAPKLDKSKLVNPLSTKFLDKNGNFFYEYGAEKRTHVTYDQIPKVIESAFLATEDARFYDHNGIDFRRTGMAVMENVTGGFGSQGGSTITQQVVKNYFLTMDKTAKRKVQEWYLSYKLEQQYSKHEILEMYLNKINLGNRSYGISTAAKKYYGKDLKDIQLHEAAMLAGLPQGPNIYDPTKPDNVDRATKRRNIVLTLMNRHGYITKQEMNDAMQIPVIQGLLPSSEVTEMKYQAFIDAAVKEVEKEYPDVNIGSDGLTIHTTLDQDAQDYAEKIMDGNLIKYPNDQFQGSFVFMDTQSGEVRAIGAGRKESKSTFKGHNMAVDLKRQVGSTMKPIFDYGPAIENLQWSTYHQLNDSEYTYSDGTKIKNATGNFKGDVSLREALKKSLNIPALKTAQAVGVPKAQEFAEGLGMTFKDGIAYESTAIGSNEGSPLDVAGAYAAFGNDGVYNKPHFVKEVIFPDGKKKSFKPKEQRAMHDHTAYMVTDVLRDVVKPGSGGTGPTAYVSGFDVAGKTGTQNFDAKDIKKYGIPADANRDSWFAGYTPQYTMAVWTGYEKNGPENYISDRYTKIAQQMFQVMMSKFATDKSRFERPSSVQEINGELYVKGAKKDAVKQIKVDPPSGLNVAFDGTSTVTLNWSGPSSDVDAYAASYKATDGSSGSLSVSGTTATLGGIKPGVTYSFSVVAKKGTGTSPAVGASFTAPGGTPDAKKADEEAKKKADEEALKKTNEDKLKQEEAKKKADEDQRKQQEQQQQEQQRKQQEQQQQQEQQRKQQEEAQKKAADEEAKKKADEEAKRKADEEAKRKADEEARKKAEEQQQQQNTGGDTPHADGNVVTTES; the protein is encoded by the coding sequence ATGTCAGATAATTATCGTTCTCGTACAGAACGAAATCATGTAAAAAATCAAACGAAAGAAACTCATAAAGAAGAAAAGCCAAAGAAAAAAGGTTCCTTTTTCAAGAAATTCCTTATAGGTTGTCTACTTCTTGGTATCGTCGGCCTCGTAGCTGGCGTTTCGGCTTTCTTTGTTATGGTAAAGGACGCTCCAAAACTAGACAAATCAAAACTAGTCAATCCTTTATCAACAAAATTCCTTGATAAGAACGGGAATTTCTTCTATGAATACGGTGCTGAAAAACGAACCCATGTTACATACGATCAAATTCCAAAAGTAATTGAAAGTGCATTCCTTGCGACTGAGGATGCTCGTTTCTACGATCATAATGGAATTGATTTTAGACGTACTGGAATGGCAGTCATGGAAAATGTCACTGGTGGTTTTGGATCACAAGGTGGTAGTACGATTACACAGCAAGTAGTTAAAAACTATTTTCTAACGATGGACAAAACTGCAAAAAGAAAAGTGCAGGAATGGTACTTATCTTATAAGTTAGAGCAACAGTACTCAAAACATGAAATTTTAGAAATGTACTTAAATAAGATTAACTTAGGTAATCGCTCTTATGGTATTTCCACAGCTGCCAAAAAATATTACGGCAAAGATTTAAAAGACATACAACTACACGAAGCTGCAATGCTCGCTGGTTTACCCCAAGGTCCTAACATTTATGATCCAACAAAACCAGATAACGTTGATAGAGCAACGAAACGTCGTAATATCGTATTAACATTAATGAACCGACACGGGTATATAACGAAACAAGAAATGAATGATGCGATGCAAATCCCTGTAATACAAGGACTTCTTCCATCTTCAGAAGTGACTGAAATGAAGTATCAAGCATTTATAGATGCTGCCGTAAAGGAAGTTGAAAAAGAATACCCTGATGTAAATATCGGTTCAGATGGTTTAACGATTCATACAACACTTGATCAAGATGCTCAAGATTACGCTGAGAAAATTATGGATGGCAATCTCATTAAGTATCCAAACGATCAGTTCCAAGGATCATTTGTATTTATGGATACACAGTCTGGAGAAGTTCGAGCAATTGGTGCTGGGCGTAAAGAAAGTAAGTCTACTTTCAAAGGTCATAATATGGCAGTTGATTTAAAACGCCAAGTTGGTTCAACAATGAAACCCATTTTCGACTATGGTCCAGCAATTGAAAACCTTCAATGGTCTACGTATCATCAATTAAATGACTCTGAATATACTTACTCTGATGGCACAAAGATTAAAAATGCTACAGGTAATTTTAAAGGTGACGTTTCACTTCGTGAAGCATTGAAGAAGTCATTAAACATCCCGGCTTTAAAAACAGCTCAAGCAGTTGGTGTTCCTAAGGCACAAGAGTTTGCTGAAGGTTTAGGCATGACGTTTAAAGATGGGATAGCATATGAATCTACTGCAATCGGTAGTAATGAAGGCTCTCCGTTAGATGTCGCTGGAGCTTATGCAGCGTTTGGTAATGACGGTGTTTATAATAAACCTCACTTCGTAAAAGAAGTCATCTTCCCAGACGGGAAAAAGAAAAGCTTTAAACCGAAAGAACAACGTGCAATGCACGACCATACAGCTTACATGGTTACTGATGTTCTTCGTGACGTAGTAAAACCTGGTTCTGGCGGTACAGGGCCAACAGCATATGTTTCTGGATTCGACGTTGCTGGTAAAACAGGAACACAAAACTTTGATGCAAAAGATATAAAAAAATATGGCATCCCAGCTGATGCGAACAGAGATAGCTGGTTCGCTGGATATACACCACAATATACGATGGCTGTGTGGACTGGTTACGAAAAGAATGGTCCAGAAAATTACATTAGTGATCGTTATACTAAAATTGCACAACAAATGTTCCAAGTAATGATGAGCAAATTCGCTACAGATAAATCTCGTTTCGAACGTCCTTCTTCTGTTCAAGAAATAAACGGAGAATTGTACGTAAAAGGTGCGAAAAAAGATGCAGTTAAACAAATTAAAGTAGATCCACCTAGTGGCCTTAATGTCGCTTTCGATGGCACTAGCACAGTGACACTGAACTGGTCTGGACCATCATCAGATGTTGATGCATACGCAGCGAGCTATAAAGCTACTGACGGTTCTAGTGGTAGCTTATCAGTAAGTGGTACGACAGCTACTCTTGGTGGTATTAAACCAGGTGTTACTTACAGCTTCTCTGTAGTAGCGAAAAAGGGTACTGGAACAAGCCCTGCAGTTGGTGCATCCTTCACTGCCCCTGGCGGAACTCCAGATGCGAAAAAAGCTGACGAAGAAGCTAAGAAAAAAGCTGACGAAGAAGCCCTGAAAAAGACCAATGAAGATAAACTAAAACAAGAAGAAGCTAAGAAAAAAGCTGATGAAGATCAGCGTAAACAGCAAGAACAGCAACAACAAGAACAACAACGTAAACAACAAGAACAACAGCAGCAACAAGAACAACAACGTAAACAGCAAGAAGAAGCTCAAAAGAAAGCCGCTGACGAAGAGGCTAAGAAGAAAGCTGACGAAGAAGCTAAGAGAAAAGCCGACGAAGAAGCTAAGAGAAAAGCTGACGAAGAAGCTAGAAAAAAAGCTGAAGAGCAGCAACAGCAACAAAATACCGGAGGAGATACACCTCACGCGGACGGAAATGTTGTTACAACAGAGTCTTAA